The Leptodactylus fuscus isolate aLepFus1 chromosome 1, aLepFus1.hap2, whole genome shotgun sequence nucleotide sequence acaatgttctggaatggccatcccagtccccagacctgaatatcattgaacatctgtgggatgatttgaagcgggctgtccatgctcggcgaccatctaacttaactgaacttgaattgtttgtccaaaatacctttatccaggatccaggaactgattaaaagctacaggaagcgactagaggctgttatctttgcaaaaggaggatctactaaatattaatgtcacttttctgttgaggtgcccatacttttgcatcggtcaaattttggtttaatgcatattgcacattttctgttagtacaataaacctcatttcaatcctgaaatattactgtgtccatcagttattagatatatcaaactgaaatggctgttataaacaccaaaatatttagaactaaaaatgattaagattaataggggtgcccaaactttttcataggactgtatctagaatacatagtgtatgatactgtcaggactccgagtactatatatctataatacatagtgtatgacactgtcaggactccaaggactatatatctataatacatagtgtatgacactgtcagggctcctaggactatatatctataatacatagtgtatgatactgtcaggactcctaggactatatatctataatacatagtgtataacactgtcagggatcctaggactatatatatctataatacatagtgtatgacactgtcaaggctcctagtactatatatctataatacatagtgtatgatactgtcaggactcctaggaacctatgtatgaaGCATAGTGAAAAATACTCTTAGAGCACCTAAGAACCTAGGATAATTTGTTTTCATTGTGCCTTCCCACTTGTAATGACCATTATTCAGATATTGTCCCCCCCTAAATTCTTGATTGGCTGAAGTCATCTCACGTGATCTCTCTATACAATCAGCCGAGCATGTATACCTTCTAaatagggagatgggagaaatcCGCCACAAGACAGCTGTTACCGGGTAGAAATGTATTACGATGTATGTTGTtacctatagcggtatcacatttatgtTCAGGTATTATTTGTACTTAGTTGAATGGGGAATATACAGTTGCAAAGTCTAACAGGACACAAAAATCTACATGAAATTGATGCAGGTAGTGagttagtggtgactcctcacctgggcggttccctgtaggaatgtcctcctcacactcctcatcactcacatagggatcttcctTTATCACTATTGCTTGAATATCGTTCAGATCTTTACCCTGATAGATAATCTGTGAAATAAACATTGTAAAGTCAGCAGAAAGGAggagaagtcacagagaatgttctagataagCAGAAAAGATTAACAGGCGTGATGTCCAAAAGTGACCTGACAGTAGGAGTTATCTGAGACAAGGAGCCACCGGTCTCTTAAAAGCTGGACATACAGTTAGGTCCTGAACTATTTGGCCAGTGACACAATCTTCATGATTCGGGCTTGGCCACCACAAACTCTTGAGATACGATAGAAGTGAAGACTTTCAGGTTTAAtacaaggggttgttcaggaattacaACTATAAATCCTCCTCATTTCAGTAAAAGTACTTGGACAAATTAACATTCCCATAAATAAAATGTTCGCTTGTAATACTTTATGGAGAATCCGTTGTCGGCAATAACAGTCTGAtgtctggaccatggacatcaCCAGACACCGGGCCTCCTCCTATATGAGGCTGTACCAGGCCTTTACTGCAGTGTCTTCAGTTGTGGCTTGTTTGTGGGTTTTTCTGCCTTAAGTTTTGTCTTTAGCAAGTGAAAGGCTTGATCAGGGTGAGATCTCGTAATACGACTCGGCTATTGCAGAATATTCCACTTTTTTGACTGAACAACTCCAGAGTTGCTTTCGCAGTATGTTTTAGATCATTGTCCATTTGTACTGTGAAGGGCCATTCAGTCAACCTTGATTAATTTGGTTAAATCTGAGTACACTTCGGTATTCTTCCGGCTACTTCTGTCACATGCCTGTCCATGTCATCACACGGCCTCCACCATGAGTTATAAAGGATATGTTGTGCTCTGGATCACGAGCCGTTCCAAGCCTTCTCCATTATTTCTCTTCCCATCATCCCATCattgtggtaaacattgatcttTGTTTTATCTGTCCAAGACTACTGTTCCAGAGGGGGCCAGCTTCTTTAGATGTTTTTGGCAAAGTCTAATCTGGTCTATTTTTGAGGCTGATGAATGGTTTACACCTTGTGGTGATCTCTCATGAAGTCTTTATGGTAGACTGATACACCTACTTCCTGGAGAGTGGTCTTCACTTGGGTGGATGTTGTGAAGAGGTTTTAATAGCCATGGAAGGGATTCTGCCATccatcatccaccactgttgtcttctgtggacatcaaggcctttttgagttccagAGCTCACCCATACACTATCTTTTTTACCAGAATGTACCAAAGTGTTGATTTGGCCACTCCCAACATTTCCACTATTCCTCTGATATCTCATCCATTTAGGATGTGATACCCTCAAATTAAAGTTGAAAGTCTGCACTTTTATCCCAGATTGATTATATAACTAGATCTTCAATATATTTTGGTAAACAGCTAAAATCCCAAAAATTTGTGTCACTGTACAAATATTTCTAGACTGAACTCTAGATATTAGGTGACGGCTCAATGACAACCTCAAGaacctcatacacatgtatactcgTGATGGCTAGATGTGCCTGAGGTTGTGtcagtggaggagatcagattctaCCAGATACATCCGGGGTTGTTTGTCTCAGGGGAAATAAAGGACCAAATCAGTAGAAATCCAACCTGatggttccttattccaaccagcagtctccatagccaaaagattgtgagaagatccagacaacatataatgtctatggtcagctttatcctccatctccacctctcattacacaagtataaacatctaatactgctggataacccaagactgaccacaaggacttcacagcccgtctacacatcatagggaatatctccatctacctgatcatcctgtggaagaagaggactgggacatctctccggtgttgtcctcttactggatctacctgtaggaaacacagacagggactgaattcattctgtacatacaaataatggaagtccatgtgtatatagtcatgtctattacctgctgatgtgaggggctgctggtcctccatcatcacctccttgtacagatccttgtgtccttctaaatactcccactcctccatggagaaatagacagcgacatcctgacaccttataggaacctgacaacataatgatacagtcatcaccccgacccctccagttactgtataatgtcccagcattcccagcagtgtcacctctccagtcagcagctccagcatcttgttggtgagttctaggattttctgtccattgatctcctcctgtatcagggagtgaggtcgaggccccgggattgggctcag carries:
- the LOC142190734 gene encoding gastrula zinc finger protein XlCGF66.1-like; this encodes MERDKNKMAESLLNLTLEIIYQLTGEDYTVVKKTSSGHCRAPVYEGYGGILSPIPGPRPHSLIQEEINGQKILELTNKMLELLTGEVPIRCQDVAVYFSMEEWEYLEGHKDLYKEVMMEDQQPLTSAGRSSKRTTPERCPSPLLPQDDQVDGDIPYDV